In Desulfobacter hydrogenophilus, the genomic stretch ATTTCCCGTATAGGGCAGGTTGGTAAACCATTTATCATAGGGGACCTCAAATCCGGTCTCCTTCATGACCTGATAAAATTTATCCCTGAAATAGTGTGATGAGTAATGGGGCAGGTACCAGTCCACCTCTGCAGGCGCTAAATGTCGTTTTTCGGCAATACTTCCAAGGGCTTGTCCCATGGTTTTCACTATATGGCGGCTCAGCAACCCGGTGTCCTGTTTAACGGCAAGCAGATTGTCATTCACGGCCTCTTTGCAGGAATTTGCCTCCCGCCATCCGGAAATGGAGCCGTCTTTATTCTGCTTGCCCCCGGCATACATGCAGGTGGCAAGTTCTCCGGCATAGGAGATCATGTCAATCCACTCAATTTTTAATGAAATTCCCTGGGTATTCGGCGTATCAGCAATAAAAGCCGCCCCGGCACCGTCGGAAAGCATCCAGCGAAGAAAGTCGGCATTGAATGCAAGGAGGGGGGCACTGGCGATATCGGCATCAGGATCCACGCCCAGGTTGAAAAAATTGGCCCGCATGAAAGACGAGGACAACTCCGACCCTGTGCAGACGCCATTTGTTGAGGCACCGCTTGCAACGGACATCTGGACATATTTTAATGCGGTCATCCCACTCAGACAGATACCGGATGTGGAGACGACTTCACAGGGTGCCGCCGCAAGTTCTCCGGCCACCATCATGCCATGCCCGGGCATGATCACGTCCGGACTTGTGGTGCCGCAGCTTAAAACCTGGATGTCATCAGGTGTGAAGCCGGGGTAGGGGTTTAGCTGTTGCACTGCCCGGGCCGTGAGTTGGGCATTATTATGGGTAAATTTACCGGTTGATGGGTCAATGGCATAATACCGTTGCTCAATTTTGTTATTGGCCAGCATTTTTTTCTTGGTCAGGGAGGGGATCTCGTTGATCCGGCCAAGGACATCTTCAATCTGGCTGTTTAATACTGGCTGATTGGGCAGAAAAACGGATAGGTCATTAATATACACCGGTTGGGTCATCTGTTTGTTCCTGTTTCATTGGGTTTTGTTGATATGTTTATGAAATTTTTGAAAAAGACCTGCGTATAAAGAATAAAACACCTCTTTATTCAGGGCCGTTTTTGTTACTGCATTGGAAAATGTATAATAGGCCAGATCCCGGATTTCAATTTTGTGTTTCATCATTTTAAATAAAGGGGTTCCGGGAATGGGGGTCAAAATGGAGGGAACCGGCAGTTCTATCTCATGCTGTTGGATAAAAGTTTCAAGCCTTTCAAAATCAGTATGTCTGTAATCCGGCGAGACGATAAAATCACCGATCACCTTTAGCCCACTGGTTTTAAGCCATTGAAGCGCTTTTATGTTGGTACTTACATCACTTTTTTTATTAAAATAGTTCAGCCGTGAATCATCAATTTCCTCAAATCCGATCACCACGGCGGCAAGTCCCGCTTTTTGCCACAATTCAATCACATCCGGGTGATTGACAATCGTGTCTGCTCTGACATCGGCCACAATTTTCTTTTTAACACCGGATTTGATAATGGCCGAGGCAAATTTTTTTGCAAAGGATATATGGCCGAACGTATTGGCATCAACGCATCGTATCAGGGAAACATCTTCAAGCTGTTTAAAACAATTGATTGATGAATCAATGGAGTGGGTCAGATACCGATCTGTTATATTTGGAATGGAGCAGAACGCGCATGAATGGACACACCCATAGGCCGTTACAACAAAGCCTGCCTTGCCGATGCCCCCCATGACATATGTGTCCCGATATGCCTTGACAAGGTCGTAGCGGGGCGGCCGATCATCCACCAGGTCCTCAAACGTAAATTTGCGGGGGACAAAGGTCAGAGGGCTTCCCGGAGATGTTTTGGCAACCCCCTGCAGATTGACGGCCTGGCCGGATTCAAGGGTTTGAACAAGCTGTCGAAAACTTTGTTTGCCGATCCCGCAGACAATATAATCAATGACATCAATATTGAAATATCCCGGGTCGCAGGAGGCATGGTGTCCCCCCGCCACCACGATAATTTTTTGTCCCATGGGATCTGTTTTGATCTTTTGGGCAATGCGGATCAAAGAATTGGCTTCACACGTGACACCGGTAATACCCACAATGTCCGGCATAAAGCGGTGAACCGTTTCCATGAGTGCCGATGGCGGTTCAACTTTGAGGTCAAGGATTTCAACGTCGTGGTCGTACAGGTTGCCGGCAAGCACCTCAAGTGCCAGCGGCTCTCCTCTGAAGATCGCTTTTATGGAGGTAATCCCGAATTGTTCTTCAGGGATGCTCTTTCCGGAGTTTGGTGGATTGATCAGCAGAATTTTCATGGGCACTCCCTGTAACCATCCTTCCTTACTTGTAAAAATATACCCTTGAACATCTCAAACTTTAAACTATCAAATATATGCCACTGAAATGCTAAAAGGCAAGGGGAAAATCCACAAGCATCACCCCAGCCAAAGACCCGGTGGGCCAGGGCCGGAACCCAGCAGCCCGACGAATCGGAAAACACTTTTTGCCCCCATCATGCATCAGGACATGCAACAAGCGCAAATCGCGCCAAAGGCGTCCTGATTTATCCTTGACAGTTCACAGCCTCTTATCTACCATGGCCTTTCATTGTGGCCTTGCGTGTAAAAATGATAATTTACGGGTGTATAAAATTTTGAAATATTTCCTGACGGCATCTGAATTTTTTTGCCCGGGTCAGTGATTCATGAAAACGAATGGATTTCATTTTTTGACTGAACAGGCCGTGGCCGATCTTTTAAAAGGGAATGGTGCGCCTGACAGACCTTTTTGCGGCCAGTACACCTATGCAGATATCCATGCCATGGCCCACACCATTTTTGACAGGTGTTCCGCAACGCGTGACCAGAGGGGATACCTTGCCATATTTACCACGGACAGGGCTGTCATCGCTTCCGCTATTATTGCTGCCCTGGCCGGCGGACCCATACTGATTCTGCCCCATGACATCTCGGACGGGGCGCTTATGGATCTGGTCAGTGATCCGGGATATACATGGGTGGTGACCGATCCGGGCAGGACGTTGCCCAACCGTTTTACAGAACTTGTTGTTACTCCGGATGATCAGCGCCGCAATTCCAGACCTTTAAAGGTCGCCATTGATCCGGATGCGCCTCTGCTTAAACTTTATACCGGCGGCTCAACCGGGAAACCGAACGTATGGACAAAGACTGTGGAAAATATCATGGGTGAAGCCCTGTTCCATGTGGGTGTGCATGACATCACCTGTGATGACATGGTGGTTGCCACGGTGCCGCCCTATCATATCTATGGTCTGCTGTTTTCTGTGGCTGCGCCTTTGCTGGCAGGCGCAAGGGTGGCCGATCAAACCTGCGGCTTTCCCCATGAGATTGTCAATCTGGTCACGGATACGGCGGCAACCATTCTCGTCAGTGTGCCGACCCATTTCAGAGCCTTGAAAGGCCATGATTTCCCGGACCATGATCTGCGTCTGGCCTTTTCTTCGGCAGGTGTTCTGGACGAGGCGGATGAAAGGGATTTTCGCCAGAGAAATAATGTTTCCGTCATGGAGGTTTACGGGTCAACCGAAACTGGCGGCATTGCCTTTAGATGCCGGGGACGTGACGAGACCTTTTTTTCGCCTTTTACCGTTATTGAAACCCATATTGCAGAAGAGACTTTAAAGATCCGCTCCCCTTTTATTTCCCCTGAAATTGTGCGGGATGATTTGGGTTTCTATCTGGTGCCGGACAGGGTGAAACAATGTTCTGGCAACGCCTTTGCCATCCTTGGCAGATCAGATACGGTTGTAAAAATTGCCGGTATTCGGGTGGATCTGGATCAGGTCGGGGCGGTTTTGAAGACAATGGACGGTATCAGGGATGCCCTGGTTCTGGCACGGTCCGTTCCCCGGGGCAGGGCCTTTGATATCTGTGCCCTTGTCGAAGGGAACTGCACCCATGCGGATATTCGACAATTTCTTTCCGGCAGGCTTGAGGCCGTGGCCCATCCCCGGAGGATCAAGGTTGTCGATCACATGCCCATGACCCGTTCCGGGAAGTATGACAGGGCTGCGGTTACAGCCTTGTTTGAAATGGACGAAGGCTGAGGAAAAATGAATCGCAGAGTTGTGATAACAGGGTATGGCGTCATCTCCCCCATCGGGGATACGGACGATGAGATCATCCGGCATCTGACCCAGGGTATTTCCGGGGTTAAAGAACTTGAAGATGACGGTTTTTTGTCCGGGTTTATTCGGTCCGGTGTCTATGGCAGGATTGATTATCCCAAGACATACCCCTTTGAACGAAATCATCGAAAAACCATGGGGCCGGTGGCTTTTGTTGCCTGCGAGTCCGCCCGGCGGGCCATTGAACAATCCGGCCTGGACAAAGAATTTTTGACCTCGGGACGGGTCGGGGTGGCTTTTGGCTCCATCCATGGCAGCCCCTTGGTCCAGCGCGAGATCATGAGAGCCTATTTTAAGGGCGGCAAAGACGGCGGTCCGGGCATCAATGCCGCCGATTTTTTAAAATCCATGGCCCACACCACGGCCGTTAATATCACAAAGATGTTCGGCATATGCGGCCGGGTCATCAGTCCGTGTACGGCATGCACCACCAGCAGCCAGTCCATTGGTTTCGGATACGAAACCATCCGGTTCGGCATGCAGGATGCCATGGTATGCGGCGGTGCCGACGAGTACGACACCTCAACCGTGGCCGTATTTGACAATCTTCGGGCCTGCTCCGTCCGGTTTAATGACACCCCGCATCTTACCCCGCGCCCCTTTGACAGCCGGCGGGACGGTCTGGTGGTGGGCGAAGGCGCCGGTGCCCTTGTGCTGGAGTCCCTGGAACATGCCAAACATCGTGGTGCAAATATTCTGGGCGAGGTTGTGGGATTTGCCTCCAATAATAACGGCGGGGACATGATTCTGCCCAACCTGGCGGGAATTACCCAGACCTTGTCCCTGGCCCTGGCCGATGCGGGAATCGCCAGCCAGGATGTCGATTTCATCAGCGCCCATGCCACAGCCACCCGCCAGGGAGACACCATTGAGGCAAAAGCCATCTATGATGTGTATGGCGATAAGCCCCGGGTGACGGCCCTGAAAAGCTACATGGGCCATACCATTGCCGCTTGCGGCGCCATTGAGACCATCATCACTCTGATGATGATGAAGCACGGGTTTATCCCGGCCACCCTTAACCTTGATACCGTGGATGAATCCTGTGCCATGATCAATCATACAAGGCAGTTGCTGGATGAGAAGATCAACACGGCATCGGTCCAAAATTTTGCCTTTGGCGGGGTGAATACCGCTCTTGTATTAAAGAAATTTAATTGATGGAAACACAATTTTCAAACGCCGGGAACGAAACAAAACCCAAGGGGTTCGCTTTTCTCTCTTTTCTCCGGGATCTGGTCATTACACTGCTGCTCTGGGGCTATTTTATTTTTGGATTTATTCTGTTTTTTTCCCCGTTTTACCTGATCGCCTTTGTTTGTGCGCCCATACGCGAAGCGGCCATCCAATGTCTTAATTCTTTGTTTTACAACGGGTTTTTTATCCTGGTTCGTTTGCTGATGCCGGGCGTTGGCCTGCACATTGATCCCAAAGTCAAAGGCCTTGAAAACTGCATCATTGTCTGCAACCATGTCTCCTATCTGGATCCTTTGATGATGATCGCGTTGTTCCGGCGCCATAAAACCATTGTGAAAGCCACCTTTTTCAAGGTACCGGTGTTCGGCTGGGTGTTAAGGGCGGCAGGCTATATTCCGTCCATGCCCAAGGGGCGGATGGCCGGCCTGATGGTAAAACAGATCAAGACCCTTGCATCCTTTCTTGAAACGGGCGGTGTCCTTTTTGTGTTTCCCGAAGGTACCCGGAACCGCAATGCCGGAAAGGGTGTTCTGGCATTGCACAGTGGTGTGTTTAAGATTGCAAGGCTTTGCAGATCCCCCATAAATGTACTGGTGATTCGTAATACCGACAAATTGTTTACACCCGGCCGGTTTTTATTTCATACCGATTTTTCCGGCACCATCAGCGTTGAACTTGCCGGTACGATCCAGCCGGATTATGATAAAGAAAACGTGTCTACGGCAGGGCTCATGGAACAGGCCGGAACAATTTTAAACAAAAAACAAAGGATATCTCCTTGGGCGCATCAAACAGACAGGCCGTAATTCTGGGGTATGACGCGGTTTCTGCCCTGGGAACCCGGTTTCCTGATGCCTGGGAAAAGGCGCTGAGAGGAGACAGCGGTATTGGTCCGCTGACCCGGTTTCCCATGGATGATAACTTTCCCGTGCGTATTGCAGGCGAAGTGGAAAGCATTGATGATCTGGACTATCCCTTTCTTAAACCCCGGGAACAGGCCAAGTGGACCTCGCCTATTTTCAAGCATGCCATGCTGACCACATCCCGGGCCATTGAGCGAAGCGGGATTGAGATTACCCCTGACATTGCTCCCAGAATCGCCATTACTTACAGTTCCGCCCTGGGTGGGGTGGATGCCGTATTGGCTGCGGATCGCAGGCTGGTGCGAGAGAATCGCTTGCCCAAGCCCTTTACCAACCCCAACGCCTGCATCAACATGGTGGGGGGAAAGGTTTCCATCCTCACCGGTGCCACAGGCCCCATCACCGCCACCATTTCAGCCTGTGCCACAGGGGCCACATCCATGATCATCGGCGCCATATTTATTGAACAGGGCCTTTGCGATGTGGTCATCTGCGGTGCCGTGGATTTTGCCCTGGTGCCTGCCATCATTGCCGGGTTTTCCACCATGAACGGTACTTTTTATCCAAAGCCCGGGGAAAATGTCCCGGCCCGGGCGGCAAGTCGTCCCTTTTCCAGGAACCGGCGGGGATTCGTGGTCTCCGAAGGGGCCGGGGCTGTGATCCTGGCGGCCCGGGAGTTTGCCCAGACCTGGGGCTTGGCCTATCAGGTGGCCCTTGCCGGGTGGGGCATGACCTCGGATGCCCACCATGTGGTGGCGCCCCATTTGCCTACGGTAACCCGGTGCATGGAGTTAAGCCTTGGGCATGCCGGCATTGATCCGCAAGCGGTTTCCAGTGTCAATGCCCATGCCACCGCCACCCAGGTGGGGGATAAGGTGGAGTATGATGCGCTGTCGGCGGTGTTTGGTAAAAATATTCCGCCGGTGACCGCCAATAAATCCATGATCGGCCACGCCATGGGCGCATCCAGCGCCATTGAGACCATTTTTGCCGTCCAGGGGATGATTGACGGGCAGATTCCCCCCACCATTAACTATGACCCGGATCCTGACATGGCGTTTGACTGCGTGGCGGACAATGCAAGACGCCTGGACCAGTCGTATGTGTTGAAAAATGCATTTGGATTTGGCGGATGCAATGCCTGCATTGTACTGCAACATTGTTGAAACAATTGAGATAAGATCATGAAAGCACCAATGAACAGGCGGGTTTTTGTTTTGGGGTACGGGGCGGCCACTCCGTTGGGGGCCACATTTGACCGGACCTTTGAAAATGCCGTGGCCGGCAAATCAGGCTTCAGAAAGATCACCCGGTGTGAGGTGAAATGCTTAAGCAATGTGGTGGGAGAGATCCCGAACTGGGATCCCGTGGCAAGCGGGATGTTTGAAAAAAAAGAGGCCCATAACTGGAATGCGGCGTTTGTGCTGTTGACCGTGGCTGTGTGCCGGGAGGCCTTGGCCAATGCAGGCATTGTCATGGAACCCGGTCTCGGTCGGCGGACCGCCTGCCTGATCGGCTCGGCGTTGAACGGTATGGATGCTTTCAGGATTGCTTCGGAGAAATATGCCAATGCAGGCCCTTTACGGGTCAGTCCATATCTTTTGCCCAACCTGTGCGGCAACATGCCGGCCAGCAAGGCCGGTATTGACCTGGGATTTACGGGTCCTTTGTTTTCCCCCCAGGGGGCGTGTGCGTCGGGCAATCATGCCATCGGCATGGGGGCCAGGATGATCCGGGACGGTGATGCGGATGTTGTGCTGGCCGGCGGTGTGGATACGCCCCTGGTGCCGGAGATTGTCCAGGGGTTTGCCAATATGGGGGCCACCATAAAAATCACTCCCGAAGACCGGGCCTATGCGGATCCGGGTCAGGCCAGCCGCCCGTTCAGTTGCGACCGCAAGGGCATGGTACTCTCCGAAGGGTGTGGCGTGGTTGTGCTGGCCGCAGAAGAGGTGGCAAAGGCCCATGGTCTTAAACCCCGGGCCGAAGTGGCCGGTGTGGGATGGACTTCGGATGCTTTGCATTTTACCAGCCCCAATCTTGAGACCATTGTCCGGGCCATGCACCAGGCCATTGATGATGCGCAAATTGACCCCCGGGATATCCAGTACATTAATGCCCACGGCACCTCCACCTTCAAGGGAGACCTGTCAGAGGCCGACTGTTTAAGGCAGGTGTTCGGCCACCATTTAGGACAGATTCCCGTCTCATCCAACAAATCCCAGATCGGCCATACCCTGGGGGCGGCAGCCGCCATTGAGGCCGCATTAAGCATTGAGGCTATGCAAATGGGTATGGTGCTTCCCACCATTAACCATTGCCCGGCCCCTGATTTTGACGATCTGGATGTTGTGCCGGATACCTTCAGAGCTCACCCGCACTCGTTTCTTTTGTCCAATGCCTACGGGTTTGGCGGAACCAACTGCTGTATCGTCTTTAAAGGGGTGTAAGATTATGAAACCAAAACCGTTTAAACCCGAAATTACAGATGAAAAAGCCTCTTATGTAAAGGATCAAACCACAGGACTCTTCTGGCACAGAACCAGCCATAGAACCCTTTATGCGGACACGGATCGTTCCCAGGTGGTCTACCATGCCAATTATTTAAGATTTTTTGAACAAGGCCGGGCCGCTTTGATGCGGGATATTGCCTACGCCTACCGGGAAATTGAAAAAAGTGGGTTTATCTATCCCATCATTGAGACCAAGTTGAACTATTTTGCGCCTTTGTTTTATGATGACCTTATGTGGATTCATACCCGGCCCGCCGCCCTGGAACGGGTTAAGCTTCAGTTTGATTATGTGATTACGAGCCATACCTATGACCAGATAATCTGCAAGGGCTATACCCGCCATTGTGCCACCAATGCCCAGGGTATCCCCGTTGGCGTGGATGAGAAAACCGTCCGGGTCTGGACACAGTTTCCCGGTAAAAAAGAGGCAGAACAGTAAAATACAATGGTTCGACAGTGTTAAGGAACGGGTCTTAAATAACTTGCCCATTTTGCTATATCCGGGAGCGCGGGCGTCTCGCCTGCATGTCCTAAAGTATTGTAAAAATGCGGGCGGGACGCCCGCGCTCCCAGGTTGAATTATTGGGGACGCATTCCTAAGTCCCGAACTTTTGCATCAGGGATTCCATGGAGACCCTTGTCAGCCAGCGAAGGAAAATCATGGAATATTCGGCCCCGGAAAGGACCATGCCGGCCATGAACACCAGGTGGGAAAGACCATAAAATCCAGGACCGCCGATGACGGTGAACCAGGGATTGCCCGTTTTAAGGGAGATAATGCCCATCAGACCCACCATGGGCCATCCTAAAACATAACTGAAGGCAATGGCAAACACACCGGCCAGTACCCTGAAGGACGGCTTTTCACGAAAAGCACTTAAATCGGCTTTGTCTTCAATGGCAGTGCGGACAAACGGAGTTTGACAAATTTTATTGAGCAGGGTTACCATCGTTGATGTATACCGGATAATGGGGGGCACAGTAAAATTAATTTTTACTTTGATCCAATTATCCCAAACCAAGGAGGATATACGTGGGGGCAGAAGCCAAGCCAAATGAGTGCGGAAAAAATTCAGGGCATCGCTTTGCCGTGGTGATCCCTGTGTATAACCACGGTATTACGGTCAAGGCTGTGGTGCTTGGGGCGGTGAAGCTTGGATTTCCGGTCATTGTTGTGGATGACGGCTCCACGGATATCACCCCCCAACGTCTTCAAGGAATCCCGGGTATCCGGGTGATGACCCATGAACAGAACCTTGGTAAGGGTGCTGCCCTGATGACCGGATTCAGGGTCGCAGCTGAAATGGCTGATTTTGCCATCACCATGGATGCTGACGGCCAGCATTTTCCCACG encodes the following:
- a CDS encoding lysophospholipid acyltransferase family protein, which codes for METQFSNAGNETKPKGFAFLSFLRDLVITLLLWGYFIFGFILFFSPFYLIAFVCAPIREAAIQCLNSLFYNGFFILVRLLMPGVGLHIDPKVKGLENCIIVCNHVSYLDPLMMIALFRRHKTIVKATFFKVPVFGWVLRAAGYIPSMPKGRMAGLMVKQIKTLASFLETGGVLFVFPEGTRNRNAGKGVLALHSGVFKIARLCRSPINVLVIRNTDKLFTPGRFLFHTDFSGTISVELAGTIQPDYDKENVSTAGLMEQAGTILNKKQRISPWAHQTDRP
- a CDS encoding beta-ketoacyl-ACP synthase III, encoding MTQPVYINDLSVFLPNQPVLNSQIEDVLGRINEIPSLTKKKMLANNKIEQRYYAIDPSTGKFTHNNAQLTARAVQQLNPYPGFTPDDIQVLSCGTTSPDVIMPGHGMMVAGELAAAPCEVVSTSGICLSGMTALKYVQMSVASGASTNGVCTGSELSSSFMRANFFNLGVDPDADIASAPLLAFNADFLRWMLSDGAGAAFIADTPNTQGISLKIEWIDMISYAGELATCMYAGGKQNKDGSISGWREANSCKEAVNDNLLAVKQDTGLLSRHIVKTMGQALGSIAEKRHLAPAEVDWYLPHYSSHYFRDKFYQVMKETGFEVPYDKWFTNLPYTGNVGSASIYIIMEELFKSGRLKKGEKLLCFIPESGRFSHCFMLLTVV
- a CDS encoding acyl-CoA thioesterase; translation: MKPKPFKPEITDEKASYVKDQTTGLFWHRTSHRTLYADTDRSQVVYHANYLRFFEQGRAALMRDIAYAYREIEKSGFIYPIIETKLNYFAPLFYDDLMWIHTRPAALERVKLQFDYVITSHTYDQIICKGYTRHCATNAQGIPVGVDEKTVRVWTQFPGKKEAEQ
- a CDS encoding B12-binding domain-containing radical SAM protein, translating into MKILLINPPNSGKSIPEEQFGITSIKAIFRGEPLALEVLAGNLYDHDVEILDLKVEPPSALMETVHRFMPDIVGITGVTCEANSLIRIAQKIKTDPMGQKIIVVAGGHHASCDPGYFNIDVIDYIVCGIGKQSFRQLVQTLESGQAVNLQGVAKTSPGSPLTFVPRKFTFEDLVDDRPPRYDLVKAYRDTYVMGGIGKAGFVVTAYGCVHSCAFCSIPNITDRYLTHSIDSSINCFKQLEDVSLIRCVDANTFGHISFAKKFASAIIKSGVKKKIVADVRADTIVNHPDVIELWQKAGLAAVVIGFEEIDDSRLNYFNKKSDVSTNIKALQWLKTSGLKVIGDFIVSPDYRHTDFERLETFIQQHEIELPVPSILTPIPGTPLFKMMKHKIEIRDLAYYTFSNAVTKTALNKEVFYSLYAGLFQKFHKHINKTQ
- a CDS encoding beta-ketoacyl-[acyl-carrier-protein] synthase family protein, with translation MKAPMNRRVFVLGYGAATPLGATFDRTFENAVAGKSGFRKITRCEVKCLSNVVGEIPNWDPVASGMFEKKEAHNWNAAFVLLTVAVCREALANAGIVMEPGLGRRTACLIGSALNGMDAFRIASEKYANAGPLRVSPYLLPNLCGNMPASKAGIDLGFTGPLFSPQGACASGNHAIGMGARMIRDGDADVVLAGGVDTPLVPEIVQGFANMGATIKITPEDRAYADPGQASRPFSCDRKGMVLSEGCGVVVLAAEEVAKAHGLKPRAEVAGVGWTSDALHFTSPNLETIVRAMHQAIDDAQIDPRDIQYINAHGTSTFKGDLSEADCLRQVFGHHLGQIPVSSNKSQIGHTLGAAAAIEAALSIEAMQMGMVLPTINHCPAPDFDDLDVVPDTFRAHPHSFLLSNAYGFGGTNCCIVFKGV
- a CDS encoding AMP-binding protein, yielding MKTNGFHFLTEQAVADLLKGNGAPDRPFCGQYTYADIHAMAHTIFDRCSATRDQRGYLAIFTTDRAVIASAIIAALAGGPILILPHDISDGALMDLVSDPGYTWVVTDPGRTLPNRFTELVVTPDDQRRNSRPLKVAIDPDAPLLKLYTGGSTGKPNVWTKTVENIMGEALFHVGVHDITCDDMVVATVPPYHIYGLLFSVAAPLLAGARVADQTCGFPHEIVNLVTDTAATILVSVPTHFRALKGHDFPDHDLRLAFSSAGVLDEADERDFRQRNNVSVMEVYGSTETGGIAFRCRGRDETFFSPFTVIETHIAEETLKIRSPFISPEIVRDDLGFYLVPDRVKQCSGNAFAILGRSDTVVKIAGIRVDLDQVGAVLKTMDGIRDALVLARSVPRGRAFDICALVEGNCTHADIRQFLSGRLEAVAHPRRIKVVDHMPMTRSGKYDRAAVTALFEMDEG
- a CDS encoding beta-ketoacyl-[acyl-carrier-protein] synthase family protein, with amino-acid sequence MNRRVVITGYGVISPIGDTDDEIIRHLTQGISGVKELEDDGFLSGFIRSGVYGRIDYPKTYPFERNHRKTMGPVAFVACESARRAIEQSGLDKEFLTSGRVGVAFGSIHGSPLVQREIMRAYFKGGKDGGPGINAADFLKSMAHTTAVNITKMFGICGRVISPCTACTTSSQSIGFGYETIRFGMQDAMVCGGADEYDTSTVAVFDNLRACSVRFNDTPHLTPRPFDSRRDGLVVGEGAGALVLESLEHAKHRGANILGEVVGFASNNNGGDMILPNLAGITQTLSLALADAGIASQDVDFISAHATATRQGDTIEAKAIYDVYGDKPRVTALKSYMGHTIAACGAIETIITLMMMKHGFIPATLNLDTVDESCAMINHTRQLLDEKINTASVQNFAFGGVNTALVLKKFN
- a CDS encoding beta-ketoacyl-[acyl-carrier-protein] synthase family protein, producing MGASNRQAVILGYDAVSALGTRFPDAWEKALRGDSGIGPLTRFPMDDNFPVRIAGEVESIDDLDYPFLKPREQAKWTSPIFKHAMLTTSRAIERSGIEITPDIAPRIAITYSSALGGVDAVLAADRRLVRENRLPKPFTNPNACINMVGGKVSILTGATGPITATISACATGATSMIIGAIFIEQGLCDVVICGAVDFALVPAIIAGFSTMNGTFYPKPGENVPARAASRPFSRNRRGFVVSEGAGAVILAAREFAQTWGLAYQVALAGWGMTSDAHHVVAPHLPTVTRCMELSLGHAGIDPQAVSSVNAHATATQVGDKVEYDALSAVFGKNIPPVTANKSMIGHAMGASSAIETIFAVQGMIDGQIPPTINYDPDPDMAFDCVADNARRLDQSYVLKNAFGFGGCNACIVLQHC